From the Chloroflexota bacterium genome, one window contains:
- a CDS encoding NgoFVII family restriction endonuclease yields the protein MPDIFDNLTPDSRLLKAIQTTLDVSSSADFCVGYFNLRGWKHIESQIDEWDGQTQQCRVLVGMQKIPFDQLRESLSLAGSQTVDTAGAAQLKRQVAEEFKEQLVTGVPTNDDEQALKRLAAQLRAKKVVVKLFLRHSLHAKLYLFHRPDPITSMVGYLGSSNLTFAGLSGQGELNVDVLDQDACNKLNRWFEDRWNDSFCIDITDELAQIIEDSWARVELIPPYHIYLKMAYHMSQEARAGLSEFNIPSDFGDRLFDFQTAAVKIAAHHLHRRNGVLIGDVVGLGKTLMATALARIFEDDFGLETLIICPKNLVSMWQDYAYEYRLRANVMSISQAIGQLPEMRRYRLVIIDESHNLRNRERKRYGAIQDYIRANDSKCILLSATPYNKTYHDLSNQLRLFVDDEEDIGIRPERLIRKMGGEVEFNALHQSPIRSLSAFDFSEYPDDWRDLMRLYMVRRTRSFIQKNYADIDPDNGRSYLTYENGEKSYFPVRRPVTVPFEIDGSRSSDQYARLYSKGVVDRINELRLARYGLGQYVDEATESSWGAADTRQIENLSRAGKRLMGFCRTNLFKRLESSGASFIQSVERHILRDFVYLHALDNDLPLPIGTQDATLLDTRFTDMDSILDDPDEDTDEEGQVEETNTDSWTVDGFRARAAAVYGEYTSRYRNRFNWLRPSLFHSSLRENLEHDTGQLLSLLQSHGKWDPEADAKLEALQKLLTETYADKKVLVFSQFADTVSYLGEHLEARGLKDMACATGDTNNPTALVHRFSPVSNEKNASPNDLRVLIATDMLSEGQNLQDCSVVVNYDLPWAIIRLIQRAGRVDRIGQKSEEILCHSFLPADGVERIIDLRGRVQRRLAENAEVVGTDEVFFEGDKPDDGDKVRDLYNERSGILDDEGELDSEVDLASHAYQIWKNAITEDPSLEEYIAKMPNVVFSSRHHTADERHPEGVLVFVRTGDGNDALAYINADGESITESQLEILSVAECEPDTPAFEHRDSHHNLVERGVKHLANEARRIGGQLGPRRGARYRVYTRLREHLTDIQGTFFAEPLDRALNDIYRYPLRQTATDSLNRQLQAGVDDSTLAELVRTLRDENMLCIIEENAQVAEPRIICSMGLFQETTGDADDD from the coding sequence ATGCCCGATATTTTCGATAATCTAACGCCCGATTCCCGGCTGCTGAAGGCTATTCAGACGACGTTGGACGTATCCAGTAGCGCGGACTTTTGCGTGGGATACTTCAATCTACGAGGCTGGAAACATATCGAATCTCAGATCGACGAATGGGACGGGCAGACGCAGCAGTGTAGGGTTCTTGTCGGGATGCAGAAGATACCTTTTGACCAGCTTCGTGAATCGCTGTCATTGGCGGGCAGCCAAACAGTGGACACCGCCGGTGCCGCACAACTAAAGAGGCAAGTCGCTGAAGAGTTCAAAGAGCAGCTCGTCACAGGTGTCCCTACCAATGACGACGAACAAGCCCTGAAGAGACTCGCCGCACAGCTTCGAGCGAAGAAGGTGGTCGTAAAGCTCTTTCTCAGACATTCCTTGCACGCGAAGCTGTACCTGTTCCATCGTCCCGACCCCATAACCTCAATGGTCGGCTATCTGGGTAGCAGCAACCTCACTTTCGCAGGTCTGTCCGGGCAGGGTGAGCTGAATGTGGATGTGCTCGACCAAGATGCCTGCAACAAGCTCAATCGCTGGTTTGAGGACAGGTGGAACGACAGCTTCTGCATCGACATAACGGACGAACTTGCACAGATTATCGAGGACAGTTGGGCCCGGGTCGAGTTGATACCGCCTTATCACATCTACCTCAAGATGGCATACCACATGTCGCAAGAGGCGCGGGCGGGTCTTTCTGAATTCAACATCCCGAGCGACTTCGGGGATAGGTTGTTCGACTTCCAGACGGCGGCGGTGAAGATAGCCGCGCATCATCTACACAGGCGTAACGGCGTGCTCATTGGCGATGTCGTCGGGTTGGGCAAGACCTTAATGGCGACGGCGCTTGCCCGTATATTCGAGGACGACTTCGGCTTGGAGACGCTAATCATCTGTCCGAAGAATCTGGTCTCGATGTGGCAAGACTACGCATACGAGTACCGCCTGCGCGCAAATGTTATGTCCATCAGCCAGGCAATCGGACAGCTCCCGGAAATGCGCCGATACCGCCTGGTAATCATCGACGAGAGCCATAACCTTCGCAACAGAGAGCGAAAGCGATACGGCGCAATTCAAGACTACATTCGCGCAAACGACAGCAAGTGCATTCTGCTGTCCGCAACACCCTATAACAAGACATACCATGACCTGTCCAATCAGTTGAGGCTGTTCGTGGACGATGAGGAAGACATCGGAATTCGACCAGAGCGCCTCATACGGAAAATGGGCGGAGAAGTTGAATTCAACGCGTTACACCAGTCACCAATTCGCTCGCTGTCGGCATTTGATTTCAGCGAATACCCTGACGACTGGCGAGACCTGATGCGCCTGTACATGGTAAGAAGAACTCGCAGTTTCATTCAGAAAAACTATGCGGACATCGATCCCGACAATGGCCGATCGTACCTCACATACGAGAATGGCGAAAAGTCCTACTTCCCTGTGCGTAGGCCCGTAACGGTCCCCTTTGAAATTGACGGCTCCCGCTCTAGTGACCAATATGCAAGGCTTTACAGCAAGGGAGTAGTTGACAGAATCAATGAGCTGAGATTGGCACGCTACGGCTTAGGGCAATACGTGGACGAAGCGACGGAGAGTTCCTGGGGTGCTGCGGACACTAGACAGATTGAAAATCTGTCCCGCGCTGGCAAACGACTTATGGGCTTCTGTCGAACCAATCTATTCAAGAGATTGGAGAGCAGTGGTGCGTCGTTCATTCAGTCCGTTGAACGACACATATTGCGTGATTTCGTGTACCTGCACGCTCTCGATAACGATCTCCCCTTGCCAATAGGCACGCAGGACGCAACGCTTCTGGACACACGGTTCACGGACATGGACTCAATCCTGGATGACCCGGATGAAGACACAGACGAAGAGGGCCAGGTGGAAGAAACGAACACCGATAGTTGGACGGTGGACGGCTTCCGCGCCCGCGCCGCCGCGGTATACGGCGAATATACAAGTCGTTACCGAAACCGCTTTAATTGGTTGCGCCCTTCACTGTTCCACTCGTCTCTGCGAGAGAATTTGGAGCACGACACAGGCCAGCTACTTTCGCTACTCCAGTCGCATGGTAAGTGGGACCCGGAAGCTGACGCCAAGTTAGAGGCATTGCAGAAGTTGCTCACCGAGACTTACGCAGACAAGAAGGTTCTCGTTTTCTCCCAATTCGCGGATACCGTGTCGTATCTCGGTGAACACTTGGAGGCGCGAGGCTTGAAAGACATGGCGTGCGCCACAGGCGATACCAACAACCCTACCGCCTTAGTACACCGCTTCAGCCCCGTCAGCAACGAAAAGAATGCTTCGCCTAACGACCTTCGAGTTCTCATAGCCACCGACATGCTCAGTGAAGGTCAGAACCTCCAAGACTGCTCCGTAGTCGTCAACTATGACCTGCCATGGGCGATTATTCGCCTTATACAGAGAGCTGGTCGCGTGGATCGCATCGGGCAGAAGTCCGAAGAGATACTGTGCCACTCGTTCCTTCCAGCCGATGGAGTTGAGCGCATCATTGACCTGCGCGGTCGCGTCCAAAGAAGACTGGCAGAAAATGCCGAGGTCGTGGGTACTGATGAGGTGTTCTTCGAGGGTGACAAACCCGATGACGGCGACAAGGTACGGGACCTGTACAACGAACGATCTGGCATTTTAGACGACGAGGGCGAACTCGACAGCGAAGTTGACCTCGCATCCCATGCCTACCAGATATGGAAGAACGCGATTACCGAAGATCCCTCGCTCGAAGAATACATCGCCAAGATGCCGAATGTCGTATTTTCGTCACGGCACCATACTGCTGACGAGCGCCATCCTGAAGGCGTTCTGGTATTCGTCCGAACAGGGGACGGTAACGACGCTCTCGCCTATATCAATGCCGATGGAGAGAGCATAACCGAGTCGCAGCTCGAAATCCTGTCTGTCGCGGAGTGTGAACCAGACACGCCGGCATTTGAACACCGCGATAGCCACCATAACCTCGTCGAAAGAGGAGTCAAACATCTGGCGAACGAAGCGCGGCGAATAGGCGGGCAGCTGGGGCCTCGGAGAGGCGCGCGATACCGAGTCTATACTCGTCTCCGAGAACACCTGACTGACATTCAGGGCACATTCTTCGCGGAACCGCTTGATCGCGCTCTCAACGACATATACCGCTATCCGCTTCGACAGACGGCGACGGACAGCCTGAACCGGCAGTTGCAGGCCGGTGTTGACGACTCCACGCTTGCGGAATTGGTGAGGACGCTGCGCGACGAGAATATGCTCTGCATAATTGAGGAGAACGCGCAGGTTGCCGAACCCCGCATAATCTGCTCGATGGGCCTGTTCCAGGAAACTACGGGAGACGCTGATGACGACTGA
- a CDS encoding ABC transporter ATP-binding protein codes for MRDTHTHIAVQARNLTKRYGELTAVNGIDFDIYEGECFALLGPNGAGKTSTMKMLSCISPVSEGELLVDGKDVRGDQRSIKYTLGVVSQADSLDPDLTVLQNLLTYARYFNMPRALASERAWESLEFFQLEEKARQTIDQLSGGMRRRLLIARAMLHNPRIMVLDEPTTGLDPQARMLVWEKLATLKSQGITILLTTHYMDEAAHLCDRLVVIDLGNILVEGTPRQLIREHVGDQVVELRVNPVHMTGIVQQLTDEGVKFEYGGDSLYFYGDNGAGLSENTSLNGYEMFQRPGNLEDLFLRLTGRGLREG; via the coding sequence CTGCGCGACACCCATACCCATATCGCGGTTCAGGCGCGCAATCTCACCAAGCGGTACGGCGAACTCACGGCGGTCAACGGCATCGACTTCGACATATACGAAGGCGAGTGCTTCGCCCTTCTAGGTCCCAACGGCGCAGGCAAGACATCGACCATGAAGATGCTCTCGTGCATCTCGCCGGTCAGCGAAGGCGAGCTGCTCGTTGACGGCAAGGATGTGCGCGGCGACCAGCGCAGTATCAAGTACACGCTCGGTGTCGTGTCGCAGGCGGACAGCCTCGACCCGGACCTGACAGTGCTGCAAAACCTGCTCACCTACGCTCGATACTTCAACATGCCCCGCGCGCTCGCATCGGAACGCGCTTGGGAATCGCTGGAGTTCTTCCAACTCGAAGAAAAGGCGCGCCAGACGATAGACCAGCTCTCCGGCGGCATGCGGCGCAGGCTGCTCATCGCGCGCGCGATGCTGCACAATCCGCGCATAATGGTGCTCGACGAGCCGACGACCGGGCTAGACCCGCAGGCGCGAATGCTGGTGTGGGAAAAGCTCGCCACGCTCAAATCGCAGGGCATCACCATCCTGCTGACCACGCACTACATGGACGAAGCGGCGCACCTGTGCGACCGTCTCGTCGTCATCGACCTTGGCAACATCCTGGTGGAAGGCACGCCGCGACAGCTCATCCGCGAGCATGTCGGCGATCAGGTCGTCGAGCTGCGTGTCAATCCGGTACACATGACAGGCATCGTGCAGCAGCTGACGGACGAAGGCGTGAAGTTCGAGTACGGCGGCGATTCGCTCTACTTCTACGGCGACAACGGCGCGGGATTAAGCGAAAACACCAGCCTGAACGGCTACGAAATGTTCCAGCGCCCCGGCAACTTGGAAGACCTATTCCTGCGACTAACCGGACGTGGATTGCGCGAGGGCTAG
- a CDS encoding ATP-binding protein: MRIQRNEVMPLPGGASSKFGLEYELVWTVNCMLRVMQDDALSIRLEPPGEEGQGVEFAIETNYGVDYHQVKRQLGGVGHWSLASLTNEGVLQQFYQKLDDPSATCRFISTHTAHPLDELADRARQSVNYASFRIHFLASDQWANQFDTLHSRWGASGKEDTYQRLKRVFVHTIDEYDLRELAKSKIEAHVSGNSDNVLDVLSQFALTQTHQNLTPDAIWTHLHSRDFGRRVLGQDVADVMKELNETYLAGIQPVSIGGQTVQRSEVPQILTMFGSEESNNIVLLTGRAGVGKSSVIAQVLDKMNNRGESVLSIRLDRLEASATPRELGQALGLPESPVSVLANVAAGHNCLLIVDQLDAVSLASGRNSDFFDCINAMLREAKRHPNVWVLVACRKFDVDNDPRIRDLITAGGIAQEAPLAEFDELTVREVVAKLGIEPGRLSSKQIELLSLPVHLRLLAEVSSGESSTPLGFQTAKELYDRFWDEKKRVLRGRMDTTAVQKVAELMAESMSERQALSVPVSILDEHHEVVDFMASENILVKDGARVSFFHESFFDYIFARRMVHNNFDAVQFIIEQGQSLFVRSQIRQVLLHQRDVYPEDALNNAEAILNHTDIRVHLKDIVLALLGSLSDPTADDWYMVEQLLDTELSERVWRAVNGSAVWFDVLDSIGTLRLWLTSDDEHLVNRTIWLLQSVQEKRADRVAKLLSPFLGASESWNQRLKTLIVYSEVGASRAFFEFALDTIEAGIFDDLLGPNGDSFGTWYRAKQLAKNEPKMACELAAAFCRRLVKLLETTADTWTFLHAGQGTSGEVMEELAVSVPKMFVESLLPFLNGVLDISADKNVTPPWRDPVWASGIRTNGMMKGLDSGFILAMESSLRWLAKNEPDEFRMRAQALHGSEYAAVHNLLMRAYEADGRLYADESVQYLLEDLHARIKASQLSSTSDNGIESLIESVTPHCSSKNLTELEQAILEYYPQYERKSFDRRVWGASQMRLLVCVDSSRVSDTARRRLQELHRKFAEYLKASQYIDIEGGEVRSPISHEAAQKMSDDNWLGAMHCYSSDRRSGTDGDWLKGGAVELSRELETQVKEAPARFAHLIHRMPDDANDNYFYAILQGIAESDIGLSVELAVSTCLRCDKIPGRPLGRWITQPLTRYSDSILPQEALELIAWYATEDTDPDPTRVSSTRTYTVGGQQQLHYDPINVGINSVRGTAAGTVAKLIFQDEHYLSFFKPYLRTIVNDSSDAVRACAAEALSGTLRYDRSLAVELFLELSKADERLLGTPYFERFLSYAKQTHFTELEPIFKRMIDSNYEEVSIAGARQICVASLSTEEAIPLARRCVSGSAPMRVGAAEIYAANLRNGALRAECEEILVGLFSDDDGDVRDRASRCFIGFEGNDLRDYSDLVKAYIGSPAFDPGFNPLINALRDTTADMPNETLMACERYFQLAGERAGDVSTRVAADSSTVMSLIIRVYSKATNDEVKSRCLDLIDKAKLLGAYGADSVESTFDR, encoded by the coding sequence GTGCGAATTCAAAGGAATGAAGTAATGCCCTTACCAGGTGGAGCCAGTTCCAAGTTTGGTTTGGAATACGAACTCGTGTGGACAGTAAACTGCATGCTACGTGTCATGCAGGATGACGCTTTGTCCATCCGATTGGAGCCGCCTGGCGAAGAGGGCCAGGGTGTCGAATTCGCAATTGAGACGAACTATGGCGTTGATTATCACCAAGTCAAGCGCCAATTAGGGGGAGTTGGTCATTGGTCGCTCGCTTCTCTGACAAACGAAGGAGTGTTGCAACAGTTCTACCAAAAACTGGACGATCCGTCTGCAACTTGCCGATTTATATCCACGCATACGGCTCATCCACTAGATGAACTTGCGGATAGGGCGAGACAATCCGTGAATTATGCAAGTTTCAGAATCCACTTCTTGGCCTCCGATCAGTGGGCCAACCAATTCGACACTTTGCACAGTCGATGGGGAGCGTCGGGCAAGGAAGACACTTATCAGCGCCTAAAGCGTGTCTTTGTCCATACAATTGACGAGTATGACCTGCGCGAATTAGCTAAGAGCAAGATCGAAGCTCATGTAAGCGGAAATTCTGACAATGTGTTGGATGTCCTATCCCAATTCGCCCTTACGCAAACTCACCAGAACCTTACTCCTGATGCAATTTGGACGCACTTGCATTCACGCGACTTCGGCAGACGCGTTCTAGGTCAAGATGTTGCGGACGTGATGAAAGAGTTGAATGAAACTTATTTGGCAGGAATACAGCCGGTAAGTATTGGTGGCCAGACGGTACAGCGTTCCGAAGTTCCTCAGATACTCACTATGTTCGGTAGTGAAGAATCGAACAACATCGTACTGCTCACAGGGAGAGCGGGAGTCGGAAAGAGTTCGGTCATCGCTCAAGTCCTTGATAAAATGAACAACAGAGGCGAATCCGTTTTATCTATCCGACTTGACCGCCTAGAGGCGTCTGCAACGCCACGCGAGTTGGGGCAGGCGCTTGGATTGCCAGAGTCGCCTGTAAGTGTCCTTGCGAATGTCGCAGCAGGACACAATTGTCTGCTTATAGTCGACCAGCTTGATGCCGTCAGTTTGGCGTCCGGACGCAACTCTGACTTCTTCGATTGCATCAACGCGATGCTTCGTGAGGCGAAGCGTCATCCGAATGTATGGGTTCTTGTAGCCTGCCGCAAATTCGATGTAGACAACGACCCCAGAATTCGGGATCTCATAACCGCAGGCGGCATAGCACAAGAAGCACCACTGGCTGAATTCGACGAGTTGACCGTCAGAGAAGTCGTTGCGAAACTAGGCATCGAACCCGGCAGACTAAGCTCCAAGCAAATTGAACTACTATCATTGCCTGTTCATCTCAGGTTATTGGCAGAAGTGTCGTCCGGAGAAAGCAGCACGCCCCTCGGATTCCAAACTGCGAAAGAACTCTACGACAGGTTCTGGGATGAGAAGAAGCGCGTACTGCGAGGGCGTATGGATACTACGGCAGTTCAAAAAGTAGCTGAATTGATGGCTGAAAGCATGTCCGAGCGGCAAGCGCTTTCAGTTCCGGTTTCAATACTGGACGAACATCACGAAGTCGTGGACTTTATGGCTTCCGAAAACATACTCGTGAAAGATGGCGCTCGGGTTTCGTTCTTCCACGAAAGCTTTTTTGACTACATATTCGCCCGTAGAATGGTTCATAACAACTTTGATGCGGTGCAATTCATCATTGAGCAGGGACAAAGCTTATTTGTGCGCTCGCAAATAAGGCAGGTTCTGCTGCATCAACGCGATGTCTATCCAGAAGATGCGCTGAATAATGCAGAGGCGATCCTGAACCATACCGACATACGTGTGCATTTGAAGGACATCGTGCTGGCGCTGCTCGGTTCGCTAAGCGACCCTACTGCAGACGATTGGTATATGGTTGAACAATTGCTTGACACTGAGTTGTCCGAGCGTGTTTGGAGAGCAGTAAATGGGTCTGCTGTATGGTTTGATGTTCTGGACTCAATAGGAACTTTACGGCTGTGGCTGACAAGCGACGATGAGCACTTGGTCAATCGGACGATATGGCTTCTCCAGTCGGTTCAAGAGAAGCGCGCAGACAGGGTTGCGAAACTGCTTTCGCCATTCCTCGGTGCCTCAGAGTCCTGGAATCAAAGGCTGAAAACACTGATTGTATATTCCGAGGTTGGCGCAAGTAGGGCCTTCTTCGAATTCGCGCTCGATACAATAGAAGCAGGCATTTTCGACGACTTACTCGGCCCCAATGGCGACAGTTTCGGTACTTGGTATCGAGCAAAACAACTGGCGAAAAACGAGCCGAAGATGGCCTGTGAGCTAGCCGCCGCCTTTTGCCGAAGGCTAGTGAAACTCTTGGAAACCACAGCAGACACTTGGACTTTTCTACATGCCGGGCAAGGGACAAGTGGTGAAGTTATGGAGGAGTTGGCAGTCTCCGTTCCAAAGATGTTCGTCGAATCTCTTCTTCCTTTCCTGAACGGAGTCCTTGACATCAGTGCCGACAAGAACGTAACCCCGCCATGGCGTGATCCAGTTTGGGCATCCGGTATAAGGACTAACGGGATGATGAAAGGGTTGGACAGCGGCTTTATATTGGCGATGGAGTCGTCTTTGCGCTGGCTTGCCAAGAACGAACCGGATGAGTTCCGCATGCGCGCTCAAGCGTTGCATGGCTCAGAATATGCGGCAGTTCACAACCTTCTGATGCGCGCATACGAAGCGGACGGCAGACTCTACGCCGATGAGTCAGTTCAGTATCTACTAGAAGACTTGCACGCCAGGATCAAAGCATCCCAATTGTCTTCGACTTCGGACAATGGGATTGAGTCGCTCATTGAGTCTGTGACACCTCATTGTTCGTCTAAGAATTTGACCGAACTGGAGCAAGCCATACTTGAATACTACCCTCAATATGAGCGAAAGTCTTTTGATCGCAGAGTCTGGGGCGCAAGCCAAATGCGATTGCTAGTATGTGTAGATTCATCTCGTGTCTCTGATACGGCGCGGCGTAGGTTGCAGGAACTTCATAGGAAGTTCGCAGAGTATTTGAAGGCCTCTCAGTACATAGATATTGAAGGAGGAGAAGTTCGGTCGCCAATCTCACATGAAGCCGCTCAAAAAATGAGCGACGATAACTGGCTGGGCGCGATGCATTGCTACTCTTCGGACAGAAGGTCCGGTACTGATGGAGATTGGCTGAAAGGCGGCGCGGTGGAGCTATCCAGGGAACTCGAAACGCAGGTGAAGGAAGCACCCGCTAGGTTTGCTCACCTCATCCATAGGATGCCCGACGATGCCAATGACAATTACTTCTATGCAATTTTGCAAGGAATTGCAGAATCAGACATTGGCTTAAGTGTGGAATTAGCAGTGTCAACGTGCTTGCGATGCGACAAGATTCCGGGCCGTCCGTTGGGACGCTGGATAACCCAACCACTAACTCGTTATTCTGATTCTATCTTGCCCCAAGAAGCGCTGGAGTTGATTGCGTGGTATGCGACGGAAGATACGGACCCAGACCCTACCCGTGTTTCTTCGACCAGAACCTATACCGTTGGTGGCCAACAGCAACTTCACTATGACCCAATTAACGTAGGAATCAACTCGGTAAGAGGCACCGCTGCCGGCACTGTGGCGAAGCTGATATTCCAAGATGAACACTATCTGTCGTTCTTCAAGCCTTATCTACGAACTATAGTGAACGATTCGTCAGATGCCGTAAGAGCGTGTGCAGCGGAGGCCTTATCGGGCACATTGAGGTATGACCGAAGCCTTGCAGTAGAATTGTTTCTAGAACTTTCTAAAGCGGATGAGCGTTTACTGGGAACTCCTTACTTTGAACGATTCTTAAGCTATGCAAAGCAAACGCACTTCACAGAACTGGAACCAATTTTTAAGCGAATGATAGATTCCAACTATGAAGAGGTTTCGATCGCTGGCGCGCGGCAGATATGCGTTGCTTCACTTTCGACGGAAGAGGCGATTCCGCTTGCGCGGCGGTGTGTATCCGGGTCTGCGCCGATGCGGGTAGGAGCGGCTGAAATCTATGCCGCCAATCTCAGAAACGGCGCGCTCAGAGCAGAATGTGAGGAGATTCTTGTCGGTCTGTTTTCGGACGACGACGGGGATGTGCGCGACAGGGCTTCACGATGTTTCATAGGGTTTGAGGGCAACGACCTGCGAGATTACTCCGACCTAGTCAAAGCGTACATAGGGAGTCCAGCCTTTGACCCTGGGTTTAATCCTCTCATCAACGCTTTGCGCGATACAACGGCGGATATGCCCAATGAAACCCTAATGGCGTGCGAGCGATACTTTCAATTGGCCGGGGAGCGCGCGGGTGATGTGAGCACCCGAGTGGCAGCGGATTCAAGCACCGTGATGAGCCTTATCATTCGCGTGTACAGCAAGGCGACGAATGATGAAGTGAAATCAAGATGCCTAGACTTAATAGACAAGGCGAAACTGCTTGGAGCTTATGGAGCAGATAGCGTCGAATCCACTTTTGACCGCTAG